A portion of the Hydractinia symbiolongicarpus strain clone_291-10 chromosome 10, HSymV2.1, whole genome shotgun sequence genome contains these proteins:
- the LOC130613047 gene encoding uncharacterized protein LOC130613047: MTKSLDYNQNKRVILKSFPGATTEDMYEYVKPTMKKKPDNIILHVGTNDLSRNVAPEVIANDIINLATSLINSNMNVSVSGLTPRNDDQGIRCDELNDHLYKGCAERNIAFINHYQQMDRNRHLNRKTIENDISFSSCLKNLRLQNFNRIILGQININSVRNKFDCLVDAIDGNLDVLLISETKIDSSFPTAQFKIDGYTKHFRLDRNSKGGGMLLYVRQDIPSKQLHPTSTSTDNFEGFFVELNLRKKKWLLCCSYNHHKNAISEHLKNIGNGLHVLSANYDNILLLGDFNAEINENSMTEFAELYNLKCLVKGPTCFKNPDNPSCIDLFLTNRYNYFQNTSTLETGLSDFHKMAITVMKIYFQKQKSHIIKYRNYKNFSNERFCYELTCRLQNIEKSKKKIDDELENFHECAKSVLNKIAPLKKKYVRANQSPFMNRTLHKAVMKRRPSTQIITLIEKEEIISDDEKVANIFNTFFTNIVKNLDLTISDTILVICSNVDDPVLKAIKRYENHPSILNIKKNIGDYNPGFSFNHVEKAEIRREIRNLNIHKACQETDIPTKIIKENEDQYLETLHFSVNSAIDLCKYPEFLKRADVTPLFKEKDRSNKSNYRPISILSNLSKIFERCLYRQIEDYFNRYLSKFQCGFRKGYSAQHCLTVMLEKWKKAVDEGKACGALLTDLSKAFDCLLHDLLIAKLHAYGFDMYSLRLIMSYVSGRFQRVKIKNSYSSWLEILFGVPQGSILGPLLFNIFICDLFSVEFDFNDIEFASYADDTTPYVIGNDSKEVVTKLQNISEKVFTWFDNNAMKANDDKCHLLLSDNEILSTQIGNSVIKGSTHGRLLGVIIDNKLKFDLHVSKLCAKASQKLNALTRMTSFMNFNKKKLLMNSFVISQFNYCPLVWMFHNRALNNRINRIHEKALRIVYSDSSSSFTDLLHKDSSVTVHQRNLQSLATEINNREFTGRNAKSVYYGTETLSFIGYKIWQQIPVRIKEMSSLQSFKSQIKKWVPNCSCRLCKKYIPQIGFI, from the exons ATGACCAAATCCCTTGACTACAACCAAAACAAGAGAGTTATACTAAAATCCTTTCCTGGAGCTACGACAGAAGACATGTATGAATACGTCAAACCAACCATGAAGAAAAAGCCAGATAACATCATCCTTCATGTTGGCACAAATGATCTTTCTAGAAACGTAGCACCAGAGGTTATAGCTAACGATATAATTAATTTAGCAACATCATTGATTAACTCGAATATGAACGTATCCGTATCTGGtctgactccaagaaatgacgatCAAGGTATTAGATGTGACGAACTCAATGACCACCTATATAAAGGATGTGCTGAACGAAATATCGCATTCATAAATCACTATCAGCAGATGGATCGGAATCGTCACCTTAACAGAA AAACGATAGAAAATGATATATCGTTCTCTTCCTGCTTAAAAAACTTACGTCTACAAAACTTTAATAGGATTATTCTTGGACAAATTAACATTAATTCCGTACGAAATAAATTCGACTGTCTAGTTGATGCAATTGATGGAAACCTTGATGTTCTTTTAATCTCTGAAACTAAAATTGATAGCTCTTTTCCTACCGctcaatttaaaattgacgGTTACACAAAGCATTTTCGTCTGGATCGTAATAGTAAAGGTGGAGGTATGCTCTTATATGTACGTCAAGATATTCCATCAAAACAGTTGCATCCAACTAGTACTAGTACGGACAATTTTGAAGGATTTTTTGTCGAACTAAAcctgcgaaaaaaaaaatggctgcTCTGTTGCTCATACAACCACCACAAAAATGCTATATctgaacatttaaaaaatattggtaaCGGTCTTCATGTTTTGTCTGCAAATTATGACAACATATTACTATTAGGAGATTTTAATGCGGAAATTAACGAAAATAGCATGACAGAATTTGCTGAACTCTACAACCTTAAGTGCCTCGTGAAGGGCCCCACATGCTTTAAAAACCCTGATAACCCATCGTGTATTGATCTTTTTCTCACAAATCGATATAACTATTTCCAAAACACCAGCACATTGGAAACAGGTCTCTCCGATTTCCATAAAATGGCCATCACtgtaatgaaaatatattttcagaaacaaaaatctCATATCATCAAATATAGgaattacaaaaacttttcaaatgaaCGTTTTTGTTATGAGCTAACATGTCGActtcaaaatatagaaaaatcgaaaaaaaagatAGATGATGAGTTAGAAAACTTTCATGAATGTGCAAAATCAGTCCTTAACAAAATTGcgccattaaaaaaaaaatacgtaaGAGCAAACCAATCACCGTTCATGAATAGGACCCTGCATAAGGCTGTTATGAAAAGAA GACCATCGACCCAAATTATAACACtgatagaaaaagaagaaatcatATCGGATGATGAAAAGGTTGCAAACATTTTCAACACTTTCTTCACGAATATTGTAAAAAATCTGGATCTTACAATATCTGACACAATCCTTGTAATTTGCTCAAACGTAGATGACCCTGTTTTGAAGGCTATTAAACGATATGAAAACCATCCAAGTatactgaatataaaaaaaaacattggtgaTTACAATCCTGGTTTTTCCTTCAATCATGTAGAAAAAGCTGAAATCAGGAGAGAGATACGAAATTTGAATATTCATAAGGCATGCCAAGAAACCGATataccaacaaaaataattaaggaAAACGAAGATCAGTATTTAGAAACTTTACATTTCTCTGTTAACTCTGCAATTGATCTGTGTAAATACCCAGAATTTTTGAAAAGGGCAGATGTGACaccactttttaaagaaaaagacagaTCTAACAAATCAAACTACAGACCTATAAGCATTCTTAGTAAcctttcaaaaatctttgagaGATGTCTGTATCGTCAAATTGAAGATTATTTTAACCGATACTTAAGTAAGTTTCAGTGTGGATTTAGGAAAGGCTACAGTGCTCAGCACTGTCTCACTGTTAtgcttgaaaaatggaaaaaggctGTTGATGAAGGTAAAGCATGTGGAGCCCttctgactgatttatctaaagcaTTTGACTGTCTCCTACATGATTTACTGATCgcaaaacttcatgcatatggATTTGACATGTATTCCCTACGCCTAATTATGAGTTATGTGAGTGGAAGATTTCAAagagtaaagataaaaaattcgtatagcTCATGGCTTGAAATATTGTTTGGCGTGCCGCAAGGATCTATTCTAGGCCCgttactttttaacatatttatctGCGATCTTTTCTCagttgaatttgattttaatgacaTTGAATTTGCGAGCTATGCAGACGACACAACACCATATGTTATCGGTAACGACTCAAAGGAAGTCGTTACTAAActtcaaaacatttctgaaaaagtgtttacatgGTTTGACAATAATGCAATGAAAGCAAATGATGACAAGTGTCATTTGCTTTTAAGCGATAATGAAATATTAAGTACACAGATAGGCAACTCAGTAATAAAAGGCAGCACTCATGGACGCCTACTTGGAGTCATTATCGATAACAAACTTAAATTTGATCTGCATGTGTCTAAACTCTGTGCAAAAGCGAGTCAGAAACTAAATGCGCTTACAAGGATGACATCTTTTATGAACTTTAATAAGAAGAAACTATTAATGAATTCCTTCGTAATTTCGCAATTCAATTACTGCCCTCTAGTTTGGATGTTTCACAACAGAGCTCTAAACAATCGTATTAATCGAATACATGAAAAAGCACTGCGGATAGTCTATAGCGACAGTTCTTCTTCATTCACAGACCTCCTTCATAAGGACAGCTCTGTTACGGTACACCAACGAAACCTACAATCTCTTGCAACTGagat AAATAATCGAGAATTTACTGGCCGTAATGCTAAATCAGTTTactatggtacagaaactttatCCTTTATCGGTTACAAAATATGGCAACAAATTCCAGTAAGAATCAAAGAAATGTCATCCTTGCAATCCTTTAAATCCCAAATTAAAAAGTGGGTACCAAACTGCTCCTGCAgactatgtaaaaaatacatccCACAAATTGGTTTTATATGA